A genomic region of Gemmata massiliana contains the following coding sequences:
- a CDS encoding XdhC family protein, which translates to MSELRAILDRLDAAARGGRPAVLATVVGVAGAAYRRPGARLLLSSDGDRVGMVSGGCLEADVARKAWWRTSEGPVVVRYDTGAGDDGAWAFGLGCGGVVDVLLERIVPSDPPEYLSFLRAHIGAREGAALVRIVGGGSVGEWLVCDAGGCVRHALTDTDLVADAAEVAGRALRAGRSTHAEFDTPRGRVSACVEVIRPPVSLLICGAGPDAVPVVTIAKALGWHVTVYDTRPGGNSRSRFPAADLVVSGPPEQVAIRTKLEPGSAAVIMSHNYEDDCKLLRAILPSPVGYVGALGPRRRADSLLEDLLGDGFVPTATQLARLHAPVGLDLGSETPEEIALAVVAEAKAALAGRAGGPLRDRVGHLHTRAASAEVSPAEVVTSCPVGAS; encoded by the coding sequence ATGAGCGAGCTGCGTGCGATCCTCGACCGGCTCGACGCCGCGGCCCGGGGCGGTCGCCCCGCGGTGCTGGCGACCGTGGTCGGGGTGGCGGGGGCGGCGTACCGGCGGCCGGGGGCGCGGCTGCTGCTGTCCTCCGACGGGGACCGCGTCGGCATGGTCAGCGGCGGGTGCCTGGAGGCGGACGTGGCGCGCAAGGCGTGGTGGCGGACGTCCGAGGGGCCGGTGGTGGTGCGGTACGACACCGGGGCCGGGGACGACGGGGCGTGGGCGTTCGGGCTCGGCTGTGGTGGCGTGGTGGACGTCCTCCTGGAGCGGATCGTCCCGTCTGACCCGCCGGAATACCTGTCCTTTCTTCGGGCACACATCGGGGCGCGAGAGGGTGCCGCCCTCGTCCGGATCGTCGGCGGGGGTTCGGTCGGTGAGTGGCTGGTTTGTGACGCCGGCGGATGTGTTCGGCACGCCCTCACCGACACGGACCTGGTTGCGGACGCGGCCGAGGTCGCAGGACGCGCGCTGCGTGCCGGTCGCTCGACCCACGCCGAGTTCGATACCCCGCGGGGGCGGGTGAGCGCGTGCGTCGAGGTGATTCGTCCGCCCGTCTCGCTCCTGATCTGCGGGGCCGGCCCGGACGCCGTGCCGGTGGTGACGATCGCGAAGGCCCTCGGCTGGCACGTCACCGTGTACGACACACGGCCGGGCGGAAACAGTCGGAGTCGGTTCCCGGCCGCGGACCTCGTCGTGTCGGGGCCGCCGGAGCAGGTGGCGATTCGGACGAAGCTGGAGCCCGGCAGCGCGGCCGTGATCATGTCCCACAACTACGAAGACGACTGCAAGCTCCTCCGGGCGATCCTGCCGTCACCGGTCGGGTACGTCGGCGCGCTCGGCCCCCGGCGCCGGGCCGATTCCTTGCTCGAAGATCTGTTGGGTGACGGGTTCGTCCCGACGGCCACGCAGCTCGCCCGGCTTCACGCCCCGGTCGGCCTCGACCTCGGGTCGGAAACGCCGGAGGAAATCGCACTCGCGGTGGTAGCGGAGGCCAAGGCGGCCCTGGCGGGGCGCGCGGGCGGTCCGCTCCGGGACCGGGTCGGGCACCTTCACACGCGGGCGGCTTCTGCGGAGGTCTCGCCGGCCGAGGTCGTCACGTCCTGTCCGGTGGGCGCGTCGTGA
- a CDS encoding nucleotidyltransferase family protein has protein sequence MTGVGAVILAAGGSSRMGRPKQLLPYHGRSLLRHAAAVALAGGCEPVVVVLGAAADQMRTELEGLAGTGAGNPGWAQGPGTSGRGGLASVGEPEAVVFLLCDQPLVDEDHVRRLIGAWRETGRPMVASGYDGTVGVPALFARETFPRLRTLDPVSGAKQLLLGTPEAVAVVPFPAGAIDLDTPGDYERFRTDPAGS, from the coding sequence GTGACGGGCGTCGGAGCCGTCATCCTGGCCGCGGGCGGGTCGAGCCGGATGGGTCGGCCCAAGCAACTCCTGCCGTACCACGGGCGTAGCCTGCTGCGCCACGCGGCCGCGGTGGCCCTCGCCGGCGGGTGCGAACCCGTTGTCGTCGTTCTGGGGGCCGCTGCGGACCAGATGCGGACCGAGCTCGAAGGGCTGGCGGGTACGGGGGCGGGGAACCCGGGCTGGGCACAAGGCCCGGGGACGTCAGGTCGGGGCGGATTAGCTTCCGTTGGGGAGCCGGAGGCGGTGGTGTTCCTGTTGTGCGACCAGCCGCTGGTCGATGAGGACCACGTCCGGCGGCTGATCGGGGCGTGGCGTGAAACGGGCCGTCCGATGGTCGCGTCCGGCTACGACGGGACGGTCGGCGTACCCGCCTTGTTCGCCCGGGAGACGTTTCCCCGGCTGCGGACCCTCGACCCGGTCTCGGGCGCGAAGCAGCTGCTCCTCGGGACGCCGGAAGCGGTAGCGGTCGTCCCGTTCCCGGCCGGCGCAATCGACCTCGATACGCCCGGCGATTACGAGCGATTCCGCACCGACCCGGCGGGTTCGTAG
- a CDS encoding L-dopachrome tautomerase-related protein: MKRLLPVLLLAVSAAAPADEPKLAADKPEGKLELVATFDGPMPTGVTVSHKGRVFVNYPRWGDPVEFTTAEVRDGKATAFPPDINKYDKSRPGETLVSVQSVVVDPADRLWLLDTGSIEFGPPSGPKLVGVDLATDKVFKVIAFPPDVALPTTYLNDIRFDLRKGKAGVAFITDSAQKGPNGIIVVDLDSGKSRRRLNDHPSTKAAKNFLPIVEGRPVMERKPGEPPKHLALGSDGIAISHDGKHLYYCPLASRHLFRVPTDALLGEKLADEEAGQAVEDLGDRGFASDGLETDDKGRVYLTDYEHNAVLRRTTDGRYETVAHDPRMLWPDTMSVAADGHLYFTANQLHRQKNYQNGKDLREKPYALFRVKIDAGPVLLTGAK, from the coding sequence ATGAAACGACTGCTACCGGTCCTGCTTCTCGCGGTCAGTGCGGCCGCGCCCGCCGACGAGCCGAAGCTCGCCGCGGACAAACCCGAGGGCAAGCTCGAACTCGTCGCCACGTTCGACGGGCCGATGCCCACCGGCGTGACCGTCTCGCACAAGGGGCGGGTGTTCGTCAACTACCCGCGGTGGGGCGACCCGGTCGAGTTCACCACCGCCGAGGTGAGGGACGGGAAGGCGACCGCGTTCCCTCCCGACATCAACAAGTACGACAAGAGCCGGCCGGGCGAGACGCTCGTGTCGGTGCAGAGCGTGGTGGTGGACCCGGCCGACCGGCTTTGGCTGCTGGACACCGGGAGCATCGAGTTCGGCCCGCCCTCGGGGCCGAAGCTGGTGGGCGTCGATCTCGCCACGGACAAGGTGTTCAAGGTGATCGCGTTCCCTCCTGATGTCGCGCTGCCGACCACGTACCTGAACGACATCCGGTTCGACCTGCGGAAGGGCAAGGCGGGTGTGGCGTTCATCACCGACTCGGCGCAGAAGGGGCCGAACGGGATCATCGTCGTGGACCTCGACAGCGGGAAGAGCCGACGCCGCCTGAACGACCACCCGTCCACCAAAGCGGCTAAGAACTTCCTGCCGATCGTCGAGGGCCGCCCCGTGATGGAGCGCAAGCCCGGCGAGCCGCCGAAGCACCTGGCGCTCGGCTCGGACGGGATCGCCATTTCCCACGATGGGAAGCACCTGTACTACTGCCCGCTGGCGAGCCGGCACCTGTTCCGCGTCCCCACCGACGCCCTGCTGGGCGAGAAGCTGGCGGACGAAGAGGCGGGCCAGGCCGTTGAGGACCTGGGCGACCGCGGGTTCGCCTCGGACGGACTGGAGACGGACGACAAGGGGCGGGTGTACCTGACCGACTACGAGCACAACGCCGTCCTGCGACGGACCACCGACGGACGGTACGAAACGGTCGCGCACGACCCGAGGATGCTGTGGCCGGACACCATGTCCGTGGCCGCCGACGGGCACCTGTACTTCACCGCGAACCAGCTTCATCGGCAGAAGAACTACCAGAACGGCAAGGACCTCCGGGAGAAGCCTTACGCCCTGTTCCGCGTGAAGATCGACGCCGGCCCGGTGCTCCTGACCGGAGCGAAGTGA
- a CDS encoding Hsp20/alpha crystallin family protein has protein sequence MNSELQRAEPRAVDRSPSEAAKPRSSGRMYTPRVDVVETEDALILHADLPGVKQEDVSLTCKGEEMILHATCVPRNAGKKRLYAEYDVGSFYRAFKIAEQVDTGAIEASLKDGVLTVRMPKAEAVRPRRIAVRGA, from the coding sequence ATGAACAGCGAACTGCAACGCGCCGAGCCCCGAGCGGTCGATCGGTCCCCGAGCGAGGCGGCCAAGCCGCGCTCGTCGGGCCGGATGTACACGCCACGAGTGGACGTCGTCGAAACCGAAGACGCGCTGATCCTGCACGCCGACCTGCCGGGGGTGAAGCAGGAGGACGTGTCCCTCACCTGCAAGGGCGAGGAGATGATTCTGCACGCCACCTGCGTCCCCCGGAACGCGGGCAAGAAGCGGCTCTACGCCGAGTATGACGTGGGCAGCTTCTACCGGGCGTTCAAGATCGCCGAGCAGGTGGACACGGGTGCGATCGAGGCGTCGCTGAAGGACGGCGTGCTGACCGTCCGCATGCCCAAAGCCGAGGCGGTCCGGCCCCGGCGGATCGCCGTGAGGGGCGCGTAA
- a CDS encoding Hsp20/alpha crystallin family protein has translation MFANRLFEHMDRLFGPLGFDGPSLSPPAPAYPPLSVWEDADALYVEAEAPGLTAEDIGVSVADGDRLTISAERPAPPNEDGAWLYQECGYGAFSRTITLPVAVNPDAVEAKYETGVLTVTLRKAEAAKPRRIAVKAERPALAGAV, from the coding sequence ATGTTCGCCAACCGCCTGTTCGAGCACATGGACCGCCTGTTCGGTCCGCTCGGGTTCGACGGACCGTCCCTGTCGCCGCCCGCTCCTGCCTACCCGCCGCTGAGCGTGTGGGAGGACGCGGACGCGCTGTACGTCGAGGCCGAGGCCCCGGGCCTGACGGCCGAGGACATCGGGGTGTCGGTGGCCGACGGCGACCGACTCACCATCTCCGCCGAGCGCCCCGCGCCGCCGAACGAGGACGGGGCGTGGCTGTACCAGGAGTGCGGGTACGGCGCGTTCAGCCGCACTATCACCCTGCCGGTGGCCGTGAACCCGGACGCGGTCGAGGCCAAGTACGAGACCGGGGTGCTCACCGTCACCCTGCGCAAGGCCGAGGCCGCAAAGCCGCGCCGCATCGCCGTGAAGGCCGAGCGGCCCGCACTGGCCGGGGCCGTATAA
- a CDS encoding HAMP domain-containing histidine kinase, translating to MPAVPDLLYKLAPTALPSRRSERFDGAGYEVPLARFTSPDREILDHVYQGVNGLPLLWQRMRHAPEYIALEAYIRRVGGGALLAEASRLGEATLAAGATDPAIRKAVHDIRGGGLTVLLGTADLLDILPGDRGLMRKCVDAARDHAKIMRNLLPDIDPEVRAADEATKAHGIDHFTSKWDGMATRGPHGPVSVGVQCSFGGAISARCLETSSIDRVVYNYVNNAVRFAAGGAVTVWIFPLHDGLTRWVVQNAIAAEQAAFLGERVGDLGRLFAGGITRGGTGVGLANCAEIVADCFGLSSPAEAVKRGYLGAATEGSDYYTWFHWPAYAPDADRFAVGA from the coding sequence ATGCCTGCCGTACCCGACCTGCTCTATAAACTTGCCCCCACAGCACTCCCCAGTCGGCGCTCCGAGCGGTTCGACGGCGCGGGCTATGAGGTCCCCTTGGCCCGGTTTACGTCACCGGACCGGGAGATCCTGGATCACGTGTACCAGGGCGTCAATGGGCTCCCACTGCTCTGGCAGAGGATGAGACACGCTCCCGAATATATCGCACTAGAAGCCTACATCCGGCGGGTCGGCGGCGGGGCTTTGCTCGCGGAAGCGAGCCGCCTCGGCGAAGCAACGCTGGCCGCCGGAGCCACCGACCCGGCGATCCGTAAGGCGGTCCACGACATCCGCGGGGGCGGGCTCACCGTGCTCCTCGGCACCGCCGACCTGCTCGACATCCTGCCCGGCGACCGGGGCTTGATGCGCAAGTGCGTGGACGCGGCCCGGGACCACGCCAAGATCATGCGCAACCTGCTCCCCGACATCGACCCGGAGGTGCGGGCGGCGGACGAGGCCACCAAGGCCCACGGGATCGACCACTTCACGTCCAAGTGGGACGGGATGGCCACGCGCGGCCCGCACGGTCCCGTCTCGGTGGGCGTCCAGTGCTCGTTCGGCGGGGCCATCTCGGCCCGGTGCCTGGAGACCTCGTCGATCGACCGCGTCGTGTACAACTACGTGAACAACGCGGTCCGGTTCGCGGCCGGCGGCGCGGTGACCGTGTGGATCTTCCCGCTCCACGACGGGCTCACCCGATGGGTGGTGCAGAACGCCATCGCGGCCGAACAGGCCGCCTTCCTGGGCGAGCGGGTGGGCGACCTCGGACGTCTGTTCGCGGGCGGGATCACTCGCGGGGGCACCGGGGTGGGCCTGGCCAACTGCGCCGAGATCGTGGCCGACTGCTTCGGCCTGTCGTCCCCGGCCGAGGCCGTCAAGCGGGGCTACCTCGGTGCGGCCACGGAGGGGAGCGATTACTACACCTGGTTCCACTGGCCCGCCTATGCGCCGGACGCGGATCGATTTGCCGTCGGGGCATAG
- a CDS encoding methyl-accepting chemotaxis protein: MPNQLVEKFNNLGIGTRLIGGFLVLAVACAAVGFWGLRSMTQINASLENANGNLLPSVRALTDLRGNLSTVQRAERSILMATRRKNEAVKNQATGAQETAMVKAREAVKRYEALPMIDKEKKLWAEFLPSMEAFFRDHEATMGALKGGDLERAEQLCFDSVPNALKMNTQLNELCDLQGQIGEGDAKDARELYASARTSMFVVIGGAAVLAVGLGIFFRSLIVNPLTTTVKVLQAVAAGDLTQKATVTATDEFGQMGSALNATVQGIHTALQQDKVNWEAVGKQRAENADFAGQIVAIGRAQAVIEFKLDGTAVSANENFQRTMGYTVPEVQGRHHSMFVEPAFASSSEYRDLWSRLNRGEPVIGDFKRVGKGGKEVWLQASYNPILDLNGKPYKVVKFATDITATKHMEQQVKEDAAELKEKVAAIMTAVSALAAGDFTQQAPDLGDDQVGQMAAALNKAVVSVRTALEGVREVSEQLADASGQLSAASDEISTGAQEQASSLEETASTLEEITATVRQNSDSAQQARQLASSSKEVAEKGGQVVGHAVDAMSEINQSSKKIADIITTIDEIAFQTNLLALNAAVEAARAGEQGRGFAVVASEVRNLAQRSATAAKEIKSLIEDSVKKVDAGTELVNQSGSTLGEIVTSVKRVTDIITEIAAAGKEQSTGIEQVNKAVNQMDAVTQKNASQTEEMSATAQTLTDQAAQLRDLVARFKLSESGRTVPRPAPRSKIPATKPRPAVVKALKSGRSSGNGHSHELDRLGGESDGFTEF; encoded by the coding sequence ATGCCGAATCAACTTGTTGAGAAGTTCAATAATCTGGGGATCGGTACGCGCCTCATCGGCGGGTTCCTGGTGCTCGCGGTCGCGTGCGCGGCCGTCGGATTCTGGGGCCTCCGCTCCATGACCCAGATCAACGCGTCCCTGGAGAACGCCAACGGGAACCTGCTCCCGTCGGTCCGCGCCTTGACCGACCTGCGGGGCAACCTGAGTACCGTCCAGCGCGCCGAGCGCTCGATCCTCATGGCCACGCGCCGCAAGAACGAGGCCGTGAAGAATCAGGCTACCGGCGCTCAAGAAACAGCAATGGTCAAGGCCCGCGAAGCGGTCAAGCGGTACGAGGCGCTCCCCATGATCGATAAGGAGAAGAAGCTCTGGGCCGAGTTCCTGCCGTCTATGGAAGCGTTCTTCCGGGACCACGAGGCGACAATGGGGGCGCTCAAAGGTGGGGACCTGGAGCGCGCAGAGCAATTGTGCTTCGACTCGGTGCCCAACGCGCTCAAGATGAACACGCAACTGAACGAGTTGTGCGACCTGCAGGGCCAGATCGGAGAGGGCGATGCCAAGGACGCACGGGAACTGTACGCATCGGCCCGGACGAGCATGTTCGTGGTGATCGGGGGCGCCGCGGTCCTGGCCGTGGGCCTCGGGATCTTCTTCCGGAGCCTGATCGTGAACCCGCTGACCACCACCGTGAAAGTGCTCCAGGCCGTAGCCGCGGGCGACCTGACGCAGAAGGCGACGGTGACCGCGACCGACGAGTTCGGGCAGATGGGGTCCGCCCTCAATGCCACGGTCCAGGGCATCCACACCGCGCTCCAACAGGACAAAGTGAACTGGGAGGCCGTGGGCAAGCAGCGTGCGGAGAACGCGGACTTCGCGGGCCAGATCGTGGCCATCGGGCGCGCCCAGGCGGTGATCGAGTTCAAACTCGACGGGACCGCCGTGAGCGCCAACGAGAACTTCCAGCGCACGATGGGATACACGGTCCCGGAGGTCCAGGGGCGGCACCACAGCATGTTCGTCGAACCGGCCTTCGCGTCCAGTTCCGAGTACCGCGACTTGTGGAGCCGCCTGAACCGGGGGGAACCCGTGATCGGCGACTTCAAGCGCGTGGGTAAGGGCGGCAAGGAGGTGTGGCTCCAGGCCTCGTACAACCCGATCCTGGACCTCAACGGCAAGCCCTACAAAGTTGTTAAATTCGCCACCGATATCACGGCCACCAAGCACATGGAACAGCAGGTCAAGGAGGACGCGGCCGAGTTGAAAGAAAAGGTCGCCGCGATCATGACCGCGGTCAGCGCCCTGGCCGCGGGCGACTTCACCCAACAGGCCCCGGACTTGGGCGACGACCAAGTCGGGCAAATGGCCGCGGCCCTTAACAAGGCCGTGGTATCCGTGCGGACGGCGCTGGAAGGCGTGCGCGAGGTGTCCGAACAGCTCGCCGATGCTTCGGGACAACTGTCCGCCGCCAGTGATGAGATCTCGACCGGCGCTCAGGAGCAGGCGAGCAGCCTGGAAGAAACCGCGAGCACCCTCGAAGAAATCACCGCGACGGTGCGCCAGAACTCGGACAGCGCGCAACAGGCGCGGCAGCTCGCCAGTAGCTCGAAGGAGGTTGCCGAAAAGGGCGGACAGGTCGTCGGGCACGCGGTGGACGCGATGAGCGAGATCAACCAGTCGTCGAAGAAGATCGCGGACATCATTACGACGATCGACGAGATCGCGTTCCAGACCAACCTGCTCGCGCTCAACGCCGCGGTCGAAGCCGCCCGGGCCGGCGAACAGGGGCGCGGGTTCGCGGTCGTCGCGTCCGAGGTCCGCAACCTCGCCCAGCGCTCCGCGACCGCGGCGAAGGAGATCAAGTCGCTCATCGAGGACTCGGTCAAGAAGGTGGACGCGGGCACCGAACTGGTCAACCAGTCCGGTTCGACGCTGGGCGAGATCGTGACCTCGGTGAAGCGCGTAACGGACATTATCACCGAGATCGCGGCCGCGGGTAAGGAGCAGTCCACGGGCATCGAGCAGGTCAACAAGGCCGTCAACCAAATGGACGCCGTGACCCAGAAGAACGCCTCGCAGACCGAGGAGATGTCGGCCACGGCCCAAACGCTCACGGACCAGGCCGCCCAGCTCCGCGACCTCGTGGCAAGGTTCAAGCTCAGCGAGAGCGGGCGCACCGTCCCGCGCCCTGCACCCCGGAGCAAGATTCCGGCGACGAAGCCCCGGCCCGCGGTGGTTAAAGCGCTCAAGAGCGGGCGCTCCAGCGGGAACGGGCACTCACACGAGCTGGACCGGCTCGGCGGGGAGAGCGACGGATTCACCGAGTTCTAA
- a CDS encoding aromatic ring-hydroxylating oxygenase subunit alpha — translation MTVLYGRPGLLGTVLELFAFGGKVGTSADTGFVFDPGRVSARLTRRFPAESIMFTHQSHLLHLLRSEHYTSEAHYRSELRHLFGPAWHPLATVGELARSGDFLTFDLLETPILVRNFDGELRAFLNVCPHRHSRLTDKARGHAEKLRCQYHGWEFNKEGGTGKIPDAKAFRPWDRENACLKRFRLETCGELVFVNLSDTGPALREWLDPVWEAWQSYGAGYRHAATWEADFPCNWKVVLENSLESYHMPEVHPRTLGPFPPEENAWHELSDRFSSFKTIPPRDFAARAQGWFVRRLGAPVTGGYWHRVVHPHVTGASMDAFRMLQCVFPTGPTTCRYRSILFTLRGARRGPLAWALYRVLRSIATRVARQVFAEDGAVYGGAQAGLAASPHAGVIGTREERIGSFQRYVLDTCRGRYELPLAERPAGGAAPPISEVPVGRPEPRA, via the coding sequence ATGACGGTGCTGTACGGCCGCCCCGGTTTGCTCGGTACCGTACTGGAATTATTCGCCTTCGGTGGTAAGGTGGGCACGTCGGCTGACACGGGGTTCGTGTTCGATCCAGGTCGCGTGTCGGCCCGCCTCACCAGACGATTCCCGGCCGAGTCGATCATGTTCACCCACCAGAGCCATCTGCTCCACTTGCTGCGGTCCGAGCACTACACGTCCGAGGCGCACTACCGGTCCGAGTTGCGGCACCTGTTCGGCCCCGCCTGGCACCCGCTCGCGACGGTCGGTGAACTCGCCCGGTCCGGTGATTTCCTCACCTTCGACCTCCTCGAGACGCCGATCCTGGTCCGCAATTTCGATGGCGAGCTGCGCGCGTTCCTGAACGTGTGCCCGCACCGCCACAGCCGTCTGACGGATAAGGCACGCGGGCACGCGGAGAAGCTCCGCTGCCAGTACCACGGGTGGGAGTTCAACAAAGAGGGCGGTACGGGGAAGATCCCGGACGCCAAGGCGTTCCGCCCGTGGGACCGCGAGAACGCCTGCCTGAAGCGGTTCCGCTTGGAGACGTGCGGCGAGCTGGTGTTCGTCAACCTGAGCGACACCGGCCCGGCGCTCCGCGAGTGGCTCGATCCGGTCTGGGAGGCGTGGCAGAGCTACGGTGCGGGGTACCGGCACGCGGCCACGTGGGAAGCCGACTTCCCGTGCAACTGGAAGGTGGTGCTGGAGAACTCGCTGGAGTCGTACCACATGCCCGAGGTGCACCCGCGCACGCTGGGCCCGTTCCCGCCCGAGGAGAACGCGTGGCACGAGCTGAGCGACCGGTTCTCGTCGTTCAAGACGATCCCGCCCCGGGACTTCGCGGCACGGGCCCAGGGCTGGTTCGTGCGGCGCCTCGGCGCCCCGGTGACCGGCGGGTACTGGCACCGGGTCGTCCACCCGCACGTGACCGGCGCGTCGATGGACGCGTTCCGCATGTTGCAGTGCGTGTTCCCCACCGGCCCGACGACGTGCCGGTACAGGAGCATCTTGTTCACCCTGCGCGGGGCCCGGCGCGGTCCGCTCGCGTGGGCCCTCTACCGGGTCCTGCGGTCGATCGCGACCCGGGTCGCGAGGCAGGTGTTCGCCGAGGACGGGGCCGTCTACGGGGGCGCGCAGGCGGGCCTGGCGGCCAGTCCGCACGCGGGGGTCATCGGGACACGGGAAGAGCGCATCGGCTCGTTCCAGCGTTACGTGCTCGACACCTGCCGTGGCCGGTACGAGCTGCCACTCGCCGAGCGGCCCGCGGGCGGGGCCGCCCCCCCGATATCGGAGGTACCGGTCGGGCGGCCCGAACCGAGAGCCTGA
- a CDS encoding Hsp20/alpha crystallin family protein — MNSELQRAEPRAVDRSPSEAAKPRSSGRMYTPRVDVVETEDALILHADLPGVKQEDVSLTCKGEEMILHATCVPRNAGKKRLYAEYDVGSFYRAFKIAEQVDTGAIEASLKDGVLTVRVPKAEAVRPKRIAVTGR, encoded by the coding sequence ATGAACAGCGAACTGCAACGCGCCGAGCCCCGAGCGGTCGATCGGTCCCCGAGCGAGGCGGCCAAGCCGCGCTCGTCGGGCCGGATGTACACGCCACGAGTGGACGTCGTCGAAACCGAAGACGCGCTGATCCTGCACGCCGACCTGCCGGGGGTGAAGCAGGAGGACGTGTCCCTCACCTGCAAGGGCGAGGAGATGATCCTGCACGCCACCTGCGTCCCCCGGAACGCGGGCAAGAAGCGGCTCTACGCCGAGTATGACGTGGGCAGCTTCTACCGGGCGTTCAAGATCGCCGAGCAGGTGGACACGGGTGCGATCGAGGCGTCGCTGAAGGACGGCGTGCTGACCGTCCGCGTGCCCAAGGCCGAAGCGGTCCGGCCCAAGCGGATCGCCGTGACGGGCCGATAA
- a CDS encoding Hsp20/alpha crystallin family protein — translation MFGLVPWKKNASALANRNEHPVSLFRNEFDTLFDRFFGTWPDWGGAGLEADETETDVTVKMDAPGFEPGDFDIRVSGDTLRVTAERKGQKDNGRFERRFQRAVSLPASVDADQVEAEYKSGVLELTLPKTAQAQWKKIAVRGG, via the coding sequence ATGTTCGGCTTGGTTCCGTGGAAGAAGAACGCGTCCGCGCTGGCGAACCGGAACGAGCACCCGGTGAGCCTCTTCCGCAACGAGTTCGACACGCTGTTCGACCGGTTCTTCGGCACCTGGCCCGACTGGGGCGGTGCGGGGCTAGAGGCCGATGAGACCGAGACGGATGTGACGGTGAAGATGGACGCGCCGGGGTTCGAGCCGGGCGACTTCGACATCCGGGTCAGCGGCGACACCCTGCGGGTCACCGCCGAGCGCAAGGGCCAGAAGGACAACGGCCGGTTCGAGCGTCGGTTCCAGCGAGCCGTGAGCCTGCCCGCGTCAGTGGACGCGGACCAGGTGGAGGCCGAGTACAAGAGCGGCGTCCTGGAACTGACCCTGCCGAAGACCGCGCAGGCGCAGTGGAAGAAGATCGCGGTACGGGGCGGCTAA
- a CDS encoding zinc ribbon domain-containing protein: MALTHCPDCQLEVSDRAASCPKCGYPIEAPPPRLTSERPKARGYGETGCLLALLLLCGGGFVLLLADDDTPLSVQGRPPRPGAQPTDAQRIVGKWGNSIETNEFLANGEYRVYAPLATHKGKWQILEGKRLDIVMDSWFMPDSKWRYEIVGDTLTLTTIEGNLKLEFQRER, translated from the coding sequence ATGGCACTGACCCACTGTCCCGACTGTCAGCTCGAGGTCTCCGACCGCGCCGCGTCGTGCCCGAAGTGCGGTTACCCGATCGAGGCACCGCCGCCCCGTCTCACCTCCGAGCGCCCGAAGGCCCGGGGATACGGCGAGACCGGGTGCCTTTTGGCGCTTCTGCTCCTTTGTGGTGGCGGTTTCGTGCTGCTCCTGGCGGACGACGATACACCACTCTCCGTCCAGGGACGGCCGCCCCGCCCGGGCGCGCAACCCACCGACGCCCAGCGGATCGTCGGCAAGTGGGGGAACAGTATCGAAACCAACGAGTTCTTGGCGAACGGCGAATACCGCGTTTACGCGCCGTTGGCAACGCACAAGGGCAAGTGGCAAATCCTGGAGGGGAAGCGGCTCGACATCGTCATGGACTCGTGGTTCATGCCCGACTCGAAGTGGCGCTACGAGATCGTTGGCGACACGCTCACCCTGACAACCATTGAGGGCAATCTGAAATTGGAGTTCCAAAGAGAAAGGTAA
- a CDS encoding RNA polymerase sigma factor gives MNALVVALGSLLVPRHLTGHRPINWAAIIRSSWAAFSRVVTELGLTGDQRRAAVAPFLTELVRVLPRFVTVVAVTSLLPLIADRARNRFRAAGESAESAEDLAQAVVARILHAFFGSWPRGNVGALVASIARSEHCDHLRARAREGEVLERVRDAYRAVGN, from the coding sequence GTGAACGCTCTCGTTGTCGCACTGGGTTCACTTCTTGTTCCCCGGCACCTGACCGGGCACAGGCCCATCAACTGGGCGGCAATCATCCGTTCGAGTTGGGCCGCGTTCAGCCGGGTCGTCACCGAACTGGGCCTGACCGGGGACCAGCGGCGTGCCGCGGTGGCGCCGTTCCTTACCGAGCTCGTGCGTGTGCTCCCGCGGTTCGTAACGGTGGTCGCCGTCACGAGCCTGCTCCCGCTCATCGCGGACCGCGCCCGGAACCGGTTCCGGGCCGCGGGCGAATCGGCCGAAAGCGCCGAGGATCTGGCCCAGGCCGTGGTCGCCCGGATCCTTCACGCGTTCTTCGGCAGTTGGCCCCGGGGCAACGTTGGGGCCCTGGTCGCGTCCATCGCCCGGAGCGAACACTGCGACCACTTGCGCGCCCGGGCTCGGGAAGGTGAGGTTCTGGAGCGGGTACGTGACGCGTACCGGGCGGTCGGGAATTGA